Genomic DNA from Harpia harpyja isolate bHarHar1 chromosome 13, bHarHar1 primary haplotype, whole genome shotgun sequence:
CAAGAAGACAGCCAGGCTTGCTCTGCTTGACCTTCTGCAGCGAAGCCCATCTGTTTGCCAGGGTTTAGCCTGAGGCGGCTTAGCTAGAGCAGGGTGTGATCTTCTTTTGTCACTCTCATGACCGGTTGTCACTCATGGGAAGCCTACAGCTTTTGCTAGTAAAAGCAGCATGTGGATAATAATGTATTTCCAGAAAATATGACacactacatttttttcaaatagaagtTCTGATACTTCAAAATAGGTTCATTCTTCCTTGCACCTAGTATAGAAACGTTAAACCTAAGTGGCCTTCCCTGAGGTCCCTACACCCATTTGACAAGTTCCGTTTTTCTACAGCTCAAAGTAACAGCTGCGATTAGTGTTTCCCTCCGTGCTCTGTCCTCCTTCTCACACCTCAATACCACCAACCCAGCTGGAGGAGTCCTCCGCTGGCCCCCAGAAGGGCTTTGCTGGGGAGGTGCTGTGGCCGTGAGTTCACAGCGGCTCCAGGCGCAAAGCAAACCAGGACActcctttgcttttgcacttcTCTGTAACTTCTCAGCAAGCCAGtcaaagggaaaatgagaagCATGGAGCCAGCATGTTAACTGCCCGCTGGGTCGCACCCTGGTCAGACCGACATCTTACCTTGCCCAGGAGTCAGGACCTCTGCTGTGCTCCTACGCAGTATAAAACTCTTTCCTACCCGGACTGGAATTTAAAGAAAGTGGTTATATTTCAAGGGGAGCTAAATTAATGTCTGCTTCCTGCTTTGCTTCCTCCTTTCAGAGTTTGCCTTAAAAGCAGAGGGAGTTTGAGACCTAAATCTGGACCCTTTATGGTAGAATATCAAGCAAGTCATAAATATTCAGAAGGGCCAATTAATATAACCCAGGATTGTGCTATTTCTTTAAAGCTTTACCCCAAGAGTCCTCTGATTGCCCGAAAAAAATCTCACCTTATATtttgaaaaaggcaaaggaaaaaagagaagatcGTATTTCTCATTATGCCACAGGTTGAAAAACATGCCCAGGTGTACTTTGACAAGTTAGAAATAAAATACGGCATTTTTATCACTGCTATTAATGTTAAAGCATCACTGTCATTAATCTCCTGCAAGTCAGCAGAGGTGTGTTACAGGTTTCTAGCCATGATTTTTCACAGCTGGCATTAGTATTTCTGTGCATATTTCCCCGAgtttttaaatttccttctgattttcaTATACAGCTGAAATTGCCTTCTCCTCAAGAACTCTTCATTTGAATCTGGGCTGAGACAtgagcttctctttcttttcttaccAGAACAACAGCGCTACAAGGAAGTAGTATGTTTCTCAGCCGTGCGGagtagttatttttaaaataatacaacaTGAAGTAACtttatgatatttttttcagttcacagaTTATTTGGGTAggtgtttattttctaaaaagcATCTTCATTCCTAGAAGGGTGTAGGCCAGTCCTTGTATCAAAAtataatgcatcttttttttaatttgcatttatctatctaaatatttaaaaagctggCTGAATCACTTAAAATAGGCAATGTCATTTGCAGCAGCCATTTCAAGGGTTAGAAAGGGTCTGCTGCACTCCATGTCACGTAGTGAGCTGCACCCTCCCCGTTTGCCATCTGGTCCTGCCCTACCTCCTCGCCCAGCACCTCACACGCCAGCCCTTGTGCCACTGCCAGCCCACGCTCCCTGCGTATTAGTATTGGTTAAATACCCTGGCTAGAAAACTGGCCATCTCCCAGAGGCAGAAGGATATGTTTTCCTCACATCAAATGAACAGTATTTTAGCAGCAAAGCTGCACTTCAGGTTATGGTGCCTGCAAACATCTGCACTGGGCAGCATTGGCACCTGTTTGCATATGCACAGTGGTTTCGggaagcagaatgaaataaaattaatccatCTGCTTCACCTAAACCACTTCTTGTGACTAAAATCACCAGTGGAGCTGACGAAGGACCTTAAACCAAATGCTGCCCTGAAGCTGGACACTGCGCATGGCTCTAGGTCTTATTTTCATCAGGACATAAACCCCTTAATTGCACTTTCTGTCCCACAAATTACTGCTGTCTCTTTCCGATGTGCTGCTTTGTGTACTCTTCATGCCCCACTAATGGTGACACAtgcaaaattaatgcattttgacAGCTGAGCCCTTACACGCTCTTccctgctcagcaccctgcaTTTGGCAGAAAATCAGTCCCTTTTTCCCTCTTGCTGTGGGATACGTGAGGCTCTGGCCCCTTGCTCTGAAGGGAGTGTCTGTAATCCATCCCCCATCCCATGCttcccagctgtgtctccagcCTGGGACCTCTCAGGCCTTACGCAGATGTTCACTATTAGATGTTTTCTCAgccaaagaacagcagcagatgaCTTATTTTAGACAGATCTCATCTTTAACTCGAAAGTCCACGCTGAAAAACGCTCTGCCTCTCTGGAGCCGGCACTTCAGCAAAGcggggcagaggggagagggtTACCTCAAAAAGCCAGACGAGGAGGACGACGGCACCCATGGAGCTCATCATGCTGCTGTAGTAGTGCAGGAGGGCTTCCCGGCAGCCACGGCGCCAGAGGTTGAGCTCCTCCGTTTGGTAGTCATAGCTGTAGTGGGCTGAGTTGTTGGTGACCTGGTACTGGATGCAGGGTCTCGGGGAGCTGGGGTTGCAGCAGCTGAAAGGGACACCGTCCACCAAGTACCTTCCGTCCACGTTGCTTTTGATCCGACTGCGGGCAAGGGCAGAAGGAAGcgtgaatacacacacacacacaagatatACTGGAGCAGACTTGCACACGAGAGGAAAGCAAAGGCAACGTGGATTTTCCACCATGCCTCCTGGCCATGCCATTTCTCTGCATCCTTTGTTCATATAGCAGCGATTGTGCTGggtgtttttcctctctgaaatccTTTTCTATGTCAAGGCTACACTGAGTCTATAATTAACTCTTCATGATGGAAACACACCCTCTCAGGTCACTTcttcagagaaattaatttttaagaaaagtaaaggGCAGAGAGAAATATCAGAAGGGGCAGTCTGGAAAGAGTGATCACAGCACAGTTAGGGTGGAAGGGAGATGCTGGAGGTGACCTGAGCTTTGGACCTTTTCCTTGGAAAAGGACCCACAATAGCCTTAGCACCTACCATATCCAGCTAGACCATTGATCCAGCAAACCTAATAGCTTCTCTTTGATGATAATAGCTTCAGGAAGGGGTTATGCATTTAGTCTTGGCTTGGGAAGGTAGCCAGTATTTAAAACATGAAGTGTGCTTCAGCAACAGGATGTCCTTGCAGGAGCTCCCCAACCATTGTTCATTTGAGACTATGGTTGCTCTCCATAAACAGGCATTTAGTCTGGAGCCTTATGAGATGTTTAGATGAGAGATACTTAGAAGGCAAATAGTTCCAGTGGCACTGCAAAAAAAAGACTATGATAAAAGGACTGCAACTCTAACAAATGCCATTTTGCTTAGAAAATGACAGAATGGAGAGCCCCAGTGATgtagaaaggtaaaaaaaatctgagagttGCTGGTAGCTTTCTAAAAGGATATATTAAAGTTGTGTCATAGAGAGACAGGTGATCGCAACAGCCTGGTGAAGCAAAATTCCACTTTGCAGTCCTGACCTAAATATAGCTAAACACCAAATGCAGTTGAGGTTTTATCTCTAGATGTAAAGTGTGCTCTGAGTTGGGTCTAATTGCTATTGATGTGAAATGCTCCACTAGTTTCAGAGAGACTGGATCAGGCCTTCGCTCcacaaataatataaaaatccCAGTGTTGGGGGGCGGACTCCCACCTTCCCTGGAATTAAGGAGAACTTTGCTATTGACTTCAAAAGGGGCCAGAATATCCCACTAGGAATGTAAGCAGAGATTGTGCACCACCGCGTAGTTCAAACCTTGAATTCACTCATTAACATCCATTTGTGGATTTTTAATGCCCTATTTCCTGCCTCAGTAGTACAAAGAAATTGCCCTGATTCTCAGTCCCAAACAAGACATCATTTATTAAGGACAATATaaccttgttttccctctgtgctTTGCCCTTCCGCTGCTGCTGGATTAAGTTACAGCTCTCAAATCTCCATATAATGCTGGCAAGGTGAACATACTATGTTTTCAAGTAGTTATTTATACCATGGGCATGCCTTCACTATGCAAATACTCCCTTACTAAATAGTGAATGTATTTGTTATAACCCTGTAGTGCAACAGGTTAAGCCTGTAACAGTTTTCACTATAAAGTCCTAATACAGAATTACAAAAACAACCAGACCACCCAACAAGTCAAAACAATATGCAGAGAGACACACAAGTGAAATACCGTTTACAGAGTCAGGCAGGGATCCCAAGAGATACACaaagtttttttcaaaactaCTTCAGACATTTTTAACATAGGCAGTATATTTAAAAGGCAGATTGCTTCCAGTTTACAAGACCTTTCGTGCAACCACAAAGTATGAACGTTAACGAATTATGTTTCCAAAGAACTCTGAATAACGATCTCTTCCTCCAGTGCTTAATTTTTTAACATGTTGTGGGTATTTATGTTCAAtgctcattttttaatttcaaaagttcATTTGttctcatgtttattttttacttgtgCTTACTGCACCTAACCTGATTTTGAGATTACTGCCTCTTTGGGCACTGACATCAGAGCCATTAAGGTGTTTCTGGTCAACGAGCTGTTCTGGTTTGTATAGAGGAAACTTGTGCTGTTTTCAtgtgaggtttaaaaaaattggGCACAAGTATATATACTGAACATGTTTTTATACAGGAGAGAACTTAAAACGCATTTGGCTACAAAGGACACTGTAAAGCTAGGAACGTCAACAGGTGTTGACGCTCAATATTGTCACAGCGCTGAAGCAATCCACTGagtgaatataaaaataaaattctaaatctTAAGGATCTAAAACACATAAGTTATTGGTAAAGTGTTATTGTTTCTATTTGTTTCCATGAGACTGATTAATTGCCAATATCTAAAGTGGAATTTTAAAAGTGCTATCAACAGTATATATCCAGGGAAGTCTTTTTTTAGGAACTTAACAAGTCGCATTGAAATCTGCTTTAGGAATAGTGATGTTCTAATACTTTCCTGTTGATTTTGGGAGTAGGTATGTGTGGCTCAATGTAATGGATTTATAAAGAggtaaaagacagtaaaaaatattattttaagtctGTTTACATCACATTGAGTAAGAGTGAGAACTGTATTTTGGTGCTTTATATTTTATGTCCTGTATAACATTAGAAGAATTTGTCAGGGGAGGAAGCAATCTAGCTGATCGTTTGGGATGCTTATTAagcaagagcagagaaaaaattcGTTTTATACAAAACCCCCTCCAGTCAGTGCCTGTTGGGATGTACATTTCTTTAGTATAATACTGATCAAATAATGATACTATGCGATACAAACCCCACTAATTCACTTACTCTTTCACTTCTTTGGAGCTGAAGTCCAGGTATCTGTTGCTGATCCACTGAATTTCGAACCAATCTTTGAAGCCGTTGTTGCCACAGCATTTGAACTCAATTTGGAGCATGTCGATGGTCTTCTTCATGAAGCATCTTCCGGGGGTGTCTGTGTCCCTGTAGAACTTCATGCCATTCTTGAGCCCCTGGGCCAGTGTGCTGTCCAGAGAGCCCCGCATGAGAAAACAAATCAGAGCAACAAAGAAAATGAGTATGTTAAAGAAGAGACATAGTGCCAGGTAAGGTTTCAGCAAAGGCTTCCACTTGGCAAATTTAGCAGGATCCAGAGAATCATAACAAATTTTGCCAGCAAACCCATTGAAGGCGCAGGATAATATACCCATCAATATCAAAGAATTGGGCACAAAGTGGCTTTCAGAATTGTCCATCACTTCGCTTCGCTTCCGGAGTTCAATTTTGAGGAACAATCCCATGCTAAAAACAATGATTCcagcaaacactgaaaaccaGTTCATGAGCCATAGTCCCTGTGCTAGTTTTACCCGTTTCTTCTGATTGAATTTGACTTTCAGCAGTGCCATCTTTGTAATGTGAGATGTTGGAAGACTTCGCAGCCTGGACCCCACTTCTTGGCGTAAGCGACTTGAGGAAGAACCATTCAGGCGTTGGAAGAGACCCCGAACGGCACGACGGGAAGCGAGCCACTGAACGGTCCTTCCATCTTGAGCTCCCCCAGTTAGGATTCAAGCAAGTAAAATGTTCAAAGATCCCAATTAACAATTTCACATTAGTGAGAATAATGGGCAATTAGCACCTACAACTATTTCTGGTGGTTCCTTCCAAGCAAAGGAGAAACAGCCTCAAGGTTTCAAATGGTTTGATCTGGATCTGCAAGACGTCATTCTAATACCTTTAATCATTTGATCCAATTTGGAGAAATGTCTGTCAACAGATGAGTGGAAATAATCCCTCGTTTTACTATTTAGTAGATTTGTGCTTTCTTATGATAGGCTGCTGGGCAGAATATGAAAACACAGAGATACAAAGAGATCTTTGTTGCCAGAAGAATATGGATCCTTTGAGGAAGAAGAGGGCTCCAAGATTAAAAAAGGCTTGCTTGAATACAAAGATATACTTCCCCTACATGATCCTGATTTATTCGTATCTACAGCCAAAACCACCTTTCTAGTCCTTATCCTTCTGTGTTGACCCGAGATGACACCCTGTGGCTTATGTGTTCTGGAAGCAGATAAGCGTGTAGTTTACAGTGACATAAAAAACCTAAGCTTGGCATTTTCTATTTACTTCCAGGGTTTGTACCATCTCCAGGCcttggcaggagggaaggagaaaggaaaagttcAGAGAAACTCAATAAATAAACCCTGGGCTGAAATCTAGAGATGCTTTTATAAAAAGCAAGCTGACATGAGCAGCTTATTGGATAATCACCAGgccagggaggggagcagggctgcccaAGGAGTCCCGGGAGCTTACACCAGGGAGGAATTTCACCCAGCAGTTGGGGAGGGACCCTCTGGCCATTGTCACTAGCCGGTGCGAGGGAGGCACCCCCGGGGTCCTCGGGGTCTGCCGAGGGACCTGCCGCCTGGCTCGGCTTTCACGCTGTAGTGGGCAGAAAAGGAAGGATGCAACCCCCTCCTTCGGCGGTGGCCTTCCTCCTTACCCCGCACAGCCATTTCAGGCAAGCGCGGCTGCTGGGCTTTTGCTCTTTCGAGCACTTTAGGAGTTTTGCTCACTTCGAAATATCACCTCCTGCTCCCCCCTCGCCCCGCAGAGGTTCAGAGCAATTGAGGAAGTCCTGCGCCGGCTCACCACCCACTGCAGCGACACAAAATTAGCCTCAGGCAacctcaagcaaagcaaaatgaaccTGCAGGTGTGTGAGGGCGTGGGTGCTAACACGGCAGGTGAGAaaggagcagccccaggagaaGGACTGGGAGGCTTTACCCCCACCCAAGCCACCCTGgcctgctgctgccaccagaGTGCCCTGGGGGCATCCTCTAG
This window encodes:
- the PRPH2 gene encoding peripherin-2 gives rise to the protein MALLKVKFNQKKRVKLAQGLWLMNWFSVFAGIIVFSMGLFLKIELRKRSEVMDNSESHFVPNSLILMGILSCAFNGFAGKICYDSLDPAKFAKWKPLLKPYLALCLFFNILIFFVALICFLMRGSLDSTLAQGLKNGMKFYRDTDTPGRCFMKKTIDMLQIEFKCCGNNGFKDWFEIQWISNRYLDFSSKEVKDRIKSNVDGRYLVDGVPFSCCNPSSPRPCIQYQVTNNSAHYSYDYQTEELNLWRRGCREALLHYYSSMMSSMGAVVLLVWLFEMSVMVGLRLLHTSLESIANPEDPECESEGWVLENNLKDTLKSALESLKKIGKFNQVEADAEGAEGEEGGKTPAITTVS